A window from Deinococcus aquiradiocola encodes these proteins:
- a CDS encoding carbohydrate ABC transporter permease — protein sequence MTAYAFLMPFLAVLAVFFFYAFGRAVYYSFSDFNLFNTPHLIGLKPYGDVLSDTNFRRALTNTLLYAVITTVLQTVFALLMAVVLNRRLRGLAFFRAAWYMPSITSSVVITLIFLWLFQRRGAANYLFSQLGAALPVVGAFLLLLVVIQAVQVAWERSRSLPARALDPALLVVSALLAGAVTAVLTVTGVLHVREAVPLDYQYFADRWVQVGGVQVISVPMLVIIAQNVFTTVPTLMLFFLAGLQGVPGALYEAAEIDGATPVQQFLNVTVPMLRPVTFYVVTVGLIGTLQMFDQVAIIGSAAPQNTIVTLAYYVYRNTFQNGVAPVNLASAAAILLALITLALVFVQRRFFVAPESGS from the coding sequence GTGACGGCCTACGCGTTCCTAATGCCGTTCCTGGCGGTGCTCGCGGTGTTCTTCTTCTACGCCTTCGGGCGCGCCGTGTATTACTCGTTCAGCGACTTCAACCTCTTCAACACCCCGCACCTGATCGGCCTGAAGCCGTACGGGGACGTGCTTTCGGACACCAATTTCCGGCGCGCGCTCACGAACACGCTGCTGTACGCGGTGATCACGACCGTGCTGCAGACGGTGTTCGCCCTGCTGATGGCGGTGGTGCTCAACCGCCGCCTGCGGGGCCTCGCGTTCTTCCGGGCCGCGTGGTACATGCCGAGCATCACGTCCAGCGTGGTCATCACGCTGATCTTCCTGTGGCTGTTCCAGCGGCGCGGCGCGGCCAACTACCTCTTCTCGCAGCTCGGGGCCGCGCTGCCGGTGGTGGGCGCGTTCCTGCTGCTGCTCGTGGTGATTCAGGCGGTGCAGGTCGCCTGGGAACGCTCGCGCTCCCTGCCGGCCAGGGCGCTCGATCCGGCGCTGCTGGTGGTGAGCGCGCTGCTGGCGGGCGCCGTGACGGCCGTCCTGACGGTGACGGGCGTGCTGCACGTGCGTGAGGCCGTGCCGCTCGACTACCAGTACTTCGCGGACCGCTGGGTGCAGGTGGGCGGCGTGCAGGTCATCAGCGTGCCGATGCTGGTGATCATCGCGCAGAACGTCTTCACGACCGTCCCGACCCTGATGCTGTTCTTCCTGGCGGGCCTGCAGGGCGTGCCGGGCGCGCTGTACGAGGCGGCCGAGATCGACGGGGCGACGCCGGTGCAGCAGTTCCTGAACGTGACGGTGCCGATGCTGCGTCCCGTGACGTTCTACGTCGTGACGGTCGGCCTGATCGGGACGCTGCAGATGTTCGACCAGGTGGCGATCATCGGGAGCGCCGCGCCGCAGAACACCATCGTGACGCTCGCGTACTACGTGTACCGCAACACCTTCCAGAACGGCGTGGCGCCCGTGAACCTCGCGTCGGCCGCCGCAATCCTGCTGGCACTGATCACGCTGGCGCTGGTGTTCGTGCAGCGGCGGTTCTTCGTCGCGCCGGAGAGCGGGTCGTGA
- a CDS encoding AAA family ATPase yields MDDPRVLLPLAGLSFGSPSGAARSSFPWTVPFVRQELRLQFGRPVTLFVGENGAGKSTLLEAVAVEADLPSAGSEDVQRDPTLWAARELSSCLRLSWNRRARTGFFLRAEDFFGYARRTQTMKAEAEAELGRIRAVDGPLALHAQPHAGAVHALRHLYGEGLDARSHGEAFLRLFEARVRGGGLFILDEPEAALSPLRQLSLISLVRAAAERGAQFLIATHSPVLLAFPGAQILHVDAEGVREARYDDLEHVRLMRDFLANPGAFLRHL; encoded by the coding sequence ATGGATGATCCGCGCGTGCTGCTGCCGCTGGCTGGGCTGTCGTTCGGTTCGCCGTCCGGCGCGGCGCGGTCGTCCTTTCCCTGGACGGTCCCGTTCGTCCGTCAGGAGCTTCGCCTGCAGTTCGGGCGCCCGGTCACGCTGTTCGTCGGGGAGAACGGGGCGGGCAAGAGTACCCTGCTGGAAGCGGTGGCCGTGGAGGCCGACCTGCCGAGCGCGGGCAGCGAGGACGTGCAGCGCGATCCGACGCTGTGGGCCGCGCGTGAACTGTCGTCGTGCCTGCGGCTGTCGTGGAACCGGCGGGCGCGCACGGGGTTCTTCCTGCGGGCCGAGGATTTCTTCGGGTACGCGCGCCGCACGCAGACGATGAAGGCCGAGGCCGAAGCGGAACTCGGCCGCATCCGGGCGGTGGACGGGCCGCTGGCCCTGCACGCGCAGCCTCACGCGGGCGCGGTTCACGCGCTGCGGCACCTGTACGGTGAGGGGCTGGACGCGCGGTCGCACGGGGAGGCGTTCCTGCGGCTGTTCGAGGCGAGGGTGCGTGGGGGCGGGCTGTTCATTCTGGACGAGCCCGAGGCGGCCCTGTCGCCGCTGCGGCAGCTGTCCCTGATCTCGCTCGTCCGGGCGGCGGCGGAGCGGGGCGCGCAGTTCCTGATCGCGACGCATTCCCCGGTCCTGCTCGCGTTTCCAGGCGCGCAGATCCTGCATGTGGACGCCGAGGGTGTGCGGGAGGCGCGGTATGACGATCTGGAACACGTGAGGCTCATGCGGGATTTCCTGGCGAATCCGGGGGCGTTCCTGCGGCACCTGTAG
- a CDS encoding LysM peptidoglycan-binding domain-containing protein yields MTRRLLPLLLLLAGEVLAAQAATVRPGDTLYRVSVRTGVTVAHLRQWNALQGTTIHAGQTLRLTPPTARPAVRAATTFAAPRPAQPRTAQSSPARPHPVQARTYRVMPGDTLSSIARRTGTTVRALQTANRLRGTTLQPGQRLTLPAAAHAPAAHAPAAPARPRTTEVRVVYRHVRVTLKDTEAALARRYHTTPTTLRALNHLGRTSVQPGMKVLVPQRVPVPIPPAPRGAAVTHKHLRPLNVPVEVLHVDLRHRGVLVTPVLPAGGLGSGARVSTLAARSGARAVINGGYFHVTSYQPAGDLVMQGRLLTWGRIPTALAITPDNRATIAPSTTALLGRPLDATWTGMETVIATGPRILRAGEVQRTFSAAYHDTGVFRRAARSAVGLNGNRDLVFVSTRTPLTAPEMGKVMRRLGLRDALLLDGGSSTGMSVQGHTLLESGRKLSYGIGIYADYRGRRYAR; encoded by the coding sequence ATGACGCGCCGACTCCTGCCCCTGCTCCTCCTGCTCGCCGGTGAGGTGCTGGCCGCCCAGGCCGCCACCGTCCGGCCCGGCGACACCCTGTACCGCGTGTCCGTCCGGACGGGCGTCACCGTCGCGCACCTGCGGCAGTGGAACGCCCTGCAGGGCACCACCATCCATGCCGGGCAGACGCTGCGCCTCACGCCGCCCACCGCCCGCCCTGCCGTCCGGGCCGCGACCACGTTCGCCGCCCCCAGACCTGCACAGCCCCGCACTGCCCAGTCCAGTCCCGCCCGGCCTCACCCTGTCCAGGCCCGCACGTACCGCGTGATGCCCGGCGACACGCTCAGCAGCATCGCCCGCCGCACCGGCACCACCGTCCGCGCCCTCCAGACCGCGAACCGCCTGCGCGGCACCACCCTGCAGCCCGGGCAACGCCTCACCCTGCCCGCCGCCGCCCACGCGCCCGCTGCCCACGCGCCCGCCGCCCCAGCACGGCCCCGCACCACCGAGGTGCGCGTCGTGTACCGCCACGTCCGCGTCACCCTCAAGGACACCGAAGCGGCCCTCGCCCGGCGTTACCACACCACGCCCACCACCCTGCGCGCCCTCAACCACCTCGGCCGGACGTCCGTCCAGCCGGGCATGAAGGTGCTCGTCCCGCAGCGCGTGCCCGTCCCCATCCCGCCCGCACCGCGCGGCGCGGCCGTCACGCACAAGCACCTGCGGCCCCTGAACGTCCCCGTCGAAGTGCTGCACGTCGACCTGCGCCACCGCGGCGTCCTCGTCACGCCCGTCCTCCCCGCGGGCGGACTCGGCAGCGGCGCGCGCGTCAGCACCCTCGCCGCCCGCAGCGGCGCCCGCGCCGTCATCAACGGCGGGTACTTCCACGTCACGTCCTACCAGCCCGCCGGGGACCTCGTCATGCAGGGCCGTCTCCTCACGTGGGGCCGCATCCCCACCGCGCTCGCCATCACGCCCGACAACCGCGCCACCATCGCGCCCAGCACCACCGCCCTCCTGGGAAGGCCGCTCGACGCCACCTGGACCGGCATGGAGACCGTCATCGCGACCGGCCCGCGCATCCTGCGCGCGGGCGAAGTGCAGCGCACCTTCAGCGCCGCGTACCACGACACGGGCGTCTTCCGCCGCGCCGCCCGCAGCGCCGTCGGCCTGAACGGCAACCGCGACCTGGTCTTCGTCAGCACCCGCACGCCCCTCACCGCGCCCGAAATGGGCAAGGTCATGCGGCGACTCGGCCTCCGGGACGCCCTGCTCCTCGACGGCGGCAGCAGCACCGGCATGAGCGTGCAGGGCCACACTCTCCTCGAGAGTGGCCGCAAGCTGAGTTACGGGATCGGCATCTACGCCGACTACCGGGGCCGCCGCTACGCCCGCTGA
- a CDS encoding vWA domain-containing protein, translating to MTQPTTPHPTITFRPLRPALQSGEDQFLDVLVRVTPPARPETPTPRAPLNVSLVLDRSGSMQGEKLDTAKRVALAVLDDLGPLDRFSVVTFDDAVHVLVPSTTAQNAAHARTLIRGIEVGGSTALFPAWVEGSTQVAAHLAPGVLSRVLLLSDGQANAGLTDPAAIRRHVARLAERGVSTSTFGMGDDYDEELLEGMANAGDGHAYYVERAQDLSALFAAELRGLAAQYGRTVSLGVEPNPGTGIRLHDTLNDFEQNALGRAQLPNLQYGDATDAVVRLHVPTPEQTTLLPVMRVRLAWTDPLTGRRSILRAQLDLPVLPQDTYAAIPEDEEVAATVTRLLLARSKADAARAWKAGDHGAAAHAMTTASMLVASAPPSEYLQDDIAEFRVLEAHVQHGDEARARKIASSQAYSRRRSR from the coding sequence ATGACCCAGCCCACCACCCCCCACCCCACCATCACCTTCCGCCCCCTGCGCCCCGCCCTGCAGAGTGGCGAGGACCAGTTCCTCGACGTGCTCGTGCGCGTCACGCCGCCCGCCCGCCCGGAAACGCCCACGCCCCGCGCGCCGCTCAACGTGTCGCTCGTCCTCGACCGCAGCGGCAGCATGCAGGGCGAGAAGCTCGACACCGCGAAACGCGTCGCGCTCGCCGTGCTGGACGACCTCGGACCGCTCGACCGATTCAGCGTCGTCACCTTCGACGACGCCGTCCACGTCCTCGTGCCCAGCACCACCGCGCAGAACGCCGCGCACGCCCGCACCCTCATCCGCGGCATCGAGGTGGGCGGCAGCACCGCACTGTTCCCCGCCTGGGTCGAAGGGTCCACGCAGGTCGCCGCGCACCTCGCGCCGGGCGTGCTGAGCCGCGTGCTGCTGCTCAGCGACGGGCAGGCGAACGCGGGCCTCACCGACCCCGCCGCCATCCGCCGTCACGTCGCCCGGCTCGCGGAGCGCGGCGTGAGCACCAGCACCTTCGGGATGGGCGACGACTACGACGAGGAACTCCTCGAAGGCATGGCGAACGCCGGGGACGGCCACGCGTACTACGTGGAGCGCGCGCAGGACCTCTCGGCACTGTTCGCGGCGGAACTGCGCGGCCTCGCCGCACAGTACGGCCGCACCGTCAGCCTCGGCGTGGAACCGAACCCAGGCACCGGCATCCGGCTGCACGACACGCTCAACGACTTCGAGCAGAACGCGCTCGGCCGGGCGCAACTCCCGAACCTGCAGTACGGCGACGCGACCGACGCCGTGGTGCGCCTGCACGTGCCCACCCCCGAGCAGACCACGCTGCTCCCCGTGATGCGCGTGCGCCTCGCCTGGACGGACCCCCTCACGGGACGCCGCAGCATCCTGCGCGCGCAACTGGACCTGCCGGTCCTGCCGCAGGACACGTACGCGGCCATCCCCGAGGACGAGGAGGTCGCGGCCACCGTGACGCGCCTCCTGCTCGCGCGCAGCAAGGCCGACGCGGCCCGCGCCTGGAAGGCCGGGGACCACGGGGCCGCCGCGCACGCCATGACGACCGCGTCCATGCTCGTGGCGTCCGCGCCGCCCTCCGAGTACCTGCAGGACGACATCGCGGAGTTCCGCGTGCTCGAAGCGCACGTGCAGCATGGCGACGAGGCGCGCGCCCGCAAGATCGCGTCCAGTCAGGCATACAGCCGCCGCCGCAGCCGCTGA
- a CDS encoding amylo-alpha-1,6-glucosidase, translated as MLSTRTVLKEHELYLVADAQYAVSSGESGFYRRDTRHLCTYRWLLDGEAPQPLVQHLRAPFWMSEEAGNANLGYTMHTGLSRNLTVSEGGLRDHVVVRTYTPERHTLRLELAADFVDMFEVRGWQQQPPRDVLVTPGSGGVTFSYASRDGLRCRTEVTASPAGTWDGTALTWEVPGTPDGTALDLTVTVRALQDDESPRPADPDALAREYGAWLPPLTLPDAQDQRVLERSLQDLRSLLFHTPQGPFPAAGLPWFVAPFGRDSLIIAHLVLPHRPDIALGVARYLAAHQGQRHDPRTLEAPGKILHEERTGELTRLGETPFTPYFGTADATPLFVWLVGELSRTHPDLAAELQPNWQAALGWMMTDGDPDGDLLIEYTPHEGGIRNQVWKDSGDSTFGADGQDAEGPVAVIEVQGYAYAAYLAGAQLSRLTGDEAAARRYTERARLLREKVQADFWWEERGYYAHALDGQKRPLRVLVSNPAHTLWTGVIPPEHAGAVVKAALGPELYSGWGLRTLGTQEVRYNPVSYHNGSVWPHDTAVFALGLERYGYEQEARRVARDLYDAANWATDARLPELFAGFARTDGPPVPYPAACHPQGWDAAIPLALAHLIAVPAPAAPGEPVAPLG; from the coding sequence ATGCTCAGCACCCGAACCGTCCTCAAGGAACACGAACTCTACCTCGTCGCCGACGCGCAGTACGCCGTGAGCAGCGGCGAGTCCGGCTTCTACCGCCGCGACACCCGGCACCTGTGCACGTACCGCTGGCTGCTGGACGGCGAGGCGCCCCAGCCGCTCGTGCAGCACCTGCGCGCCCCGTTCTGGATGAGCGAGGAGGCCGGGAACGCGAACCTCGGGTACACCATGCACACCGGCCTGAGCCGGAACCTGACCGTCAGCGAGGGCGGCCTGCGGGACCACGTGGTCGTCCGGACGTACACGCCGGAGCGTCACACCCTGCGGCTGGAACTCGCGGCGGACTTCGTGGACATGTTCGAGGTGCGCGGCTGGCAGCAGCAGCCGCCCCGTGACGTGCTGGTCACGCCCGGCAGCGGCGGCGTCACGTTCAGTTACGCCTCGCGGGACGGCCTGCGCTGCCGCACCGAGGTGACGGCGTCGCCCGCCGGGACGTGGGACGGCACGGCCCTCACGTGGGAGGTGCCGGGCACGCCGGACGGCACGGCCCTCGACCTGACGGTCACGGTCCGCGCCCTGCAGGACGACGAGTCGCCCAGGCCCGCCGACCCGGACGCGCTCGCACGGGAGTACGGCGCGTGGCTGCCGCCACTCACCCTGCCGGACGCGCAGGACCAGCGCGTGCTGGAACGCAGCCTGCAGGACCTGCGCAGCCTGCTGTTCCACACGCCGCAGGGGCCGTTCCCGGCGGCGGGCCTGCCGTGGTTCGTCGCGCCGTTCGGGCGGGACTCGCTGATCATCGCGCACCTCGTCCTCCCGCACCGGCCGGACATCGCGCTCGGCGTGGCCCGTTACCTCGCGGCGCACCAGGGCCAGCGGCACGACCCGCGGACGCTGGAGGCGCCCGGCAAGATCCTGCACGAGGAACGCACCGGCGAACTCACGCGGCTCGGCGAGACGCCGTTCACGCCGTACTTCGGGACGGCGGACGCCACGCCGCTGTTCGTGTGGCTGGTCGGGGAGCTGAGCCGTACGCACCCGGACCTCGCGGCGGAACTGCAGCCGAACTGGCAGGCGGCCCTCGGGTGGATGATGACGGACGGCGACCCGGACGGTGACCTGCTCATCGAGTACACCCCGCACGAGGGCGGCATCCGCAATCAGGTCTGGAAGGACAGCGGGGACAGCACTTTCGGCGCGGACGGGCAGGACGCCGAGGGTCCGGTGGCCGTGATCGAGGTGCAGGGGTACGCGTACGCGGCGTACCTGGCGGGCGCGCAGCTCTCGCGCCTGACGGGCGACGAGGCGGCCGCCCGGAGGTACACGGAGCGGGCGCGCCTCCTGCGCGAGAAGGTGCAGGCGGACTTCTGGTGGGAGGAACGCGGGTACTACGCGCACGCCCTCGACGGGCAGAAGCGCCCGCTGCGGGTGCTGGTGAGCAACCCGGCGCACACGCTGTGGACCGGCGTCATTCCGCCCGAACATGCGGGCGCGGTGGTGAAGGCCGCGCTCGGGCCGGAACTGTACAGCGGGTGGGGCCTGCGGACGCTCGGCACGCAGGAGGTCCGCTACAACCCGGTGTCGTACCACAACGGGTCGGTGTGGCCGCACGACACGGCGGTCTTCGCGCTCGGGCTGGAGCGCTACGGCTACGAGCAGGAGGCCCGCAGGGTCGCGCGTGACCTGTACGACGCCGCGAACTGGGCGACGGACGCGCGCCTGCCGGAACTGTTCGCGGGATTCGCGCGCACGGACGGCCCGCCCGTCCCGTACCCGGCCGCGTGCCACCCGCAGGGCTGGGATGCGGCCATCCCGCTGGCACTCGCGCACCTGATCGCGGTTCCGGCACCCGCCGCACCGGGCGAGCCGGTCGCGCCCCTGGGCTGA
- a CDS encoding benzoate/H(+) symporter BenE family transporter, producing the protein MTVHPVPATPGPTRGFWRDTQPSSVLSGLIAILIGWAGPNVLIYSVAQAAHLSSGTAMSWLWAHAVFTGVTGILLSLRTRMPIISTWSTPGIALLVTALPGVPFSEAVGAFVTSAVLVILLGTFRPLTRIVQAIPTPLAAALNAAILLPFGFRALQASQQTPVLVGAMLIAYFVLRQVAPRWAVAGVLLVAVAASGALHLWHPASVPFTLTRPEFVLPAFSVHATLNLALPLTLLAFTGQFVPGFGVLKANGYEPAPGPVMQACGAASVGAAFFGCHNLTLGALLANIVSGPEANPDPARRYTAAVWAGVFNIAFGLFAGTFLHLMGILPPQALAALAGIALLAATGSSLQGAFHGSASGRLAAPVILLVTLSGVTPFGIGSAFWGILAGLAVHWAESRPARTA; encoded by the coding sequence ATGACCGTCCACCCCGTCCCCGCCACGCCCGGCCCCACACGGGGATTCTGGCGCGACACGCAGCCGAGCAGCGTCCTGAGCGGTCTGATCGCCATCCTGATCGGCTGGGCCGGACCGAACGTCCTGATCTATTCGGTCGCGCAGGCGGCGCACCTCTCCAGCGGCACGGCCATGTCGTGGCTGTGGGCGCACGCCGTGTTCACCGGCGTGACCGGCATCCTCCTCAGCCTGCGGACCCGCATGCCGATCATCAGCACGTGGAGCACACCCGGCATCGCGCTCCTCGTGACGGCCCTGCCGGGCGTGCCGTTCAGCGAGGCGGTCGGGGCCTTCGTCACGTCCGCCGTGCTGGTGATCCTGCTCGGCACGTTCCGGCCACTCACGCGGATCGTGCAGGCCATCCCCACGCCGCTCGCCGCCGCGCTCAACGCCGCGATCCTGCTGCCCTTCGGATTCCGTGCCCTGCAGGCGTCGCAGCAGACGCCGGTGCTGGTCGGCGCGATGCTCATCGCGTACTTCGTGCTGCGGCAGGTCGCGCCGCGCTGGGCGGTGGCGGGCGTGCTGCTGGTCGCGGTCGCCGCGAGCGGCGCGCTGCACCTGTGGCACCCGGCGAGCGTGCCGTTCACGCTGACCCGCCCGGAGTTCGTGCTTCCGGCGTTCAGCGTGCACGCCACCCTGAACCTCGCGCTGCCGCTCACGCTGCTGGCCTTCACGGGGCAGTTCGTGCCGGGCTTCGGGGTGCTGAAGGCCAACGGGTACGAGCCCGCGCCGGGACCCGTCATGCAGGCCTGCGGCGCCGCGAGTGTCGGCGCGGCGTTCTTCGGGTGCCACAACCTGACGCTCGGCGCGCTGCTCGCCAACATCGTGAGCGGCCCCGAGGCGAACCCCGACCCGGCGCGGCGCTACACGGCGGCCGTGTGGGCGGGCGTGTTCAACATCGCCTTCGGACTGTTCGCGGGCACCTTCCTGCACCTGATGGGCATCCTGCCGCCGCAGGCGCTCGCGGCCCTCGCGGGGATCGCGCTGCTCGCCGCGACGGGCAGCAGCCTGCAGGGCGCCTTCCACGGGAGCGCCAGCGGTCGCCTCGCTGCGCCCGTCATCCTGCTCGTCACGCTGAGCGGCGTGACGCCCTTCGGGATCGGGTCGGCGTTCTGGGGCATCCTGGCGGGCCTGGCGGTGCACTGGGCCGAATCCCGCCCGGCCCGGACCGCCTGA
- a CDS encoding carbohydrate ABC transporter permease, translating to MTAVREALPAPVQGRERWLARRRWARAGWLYLFMLVMSVFFLGPFLMGVLSSVKENPNEYPPRLIVPQLTPAAIGRAYRLGVAGSGDGWQGGLVPGRRVTFEVTVATRAGQAARPPSAALFTYQPTSLVGNVKYAQASDYAQVTLGAPVRTPAGDRYRVTVTYPSLTRTSGKLVDAVLSAPDGADLRARLQDGRVVPVVLDTPEAQSHAFDLSEYQPVRLVQADDRYVLSGPLLERTPLQVDVQRGQSFASTTLPPSDIQNFSRSYAFRNITPGVLGYTFNNYRRAFRETNVVETGQSLFLRWTLNSFLIAALKVVSSVVLASLAGYALARLRFPGRSLIFLAVLFVQMVPTQVTLVSNYLVLKNLGLLNIWGLWVSGLVGAGGVFLMKQFFEGLPKELEEAASIDGASPFTTFWRVMLPQAGPALIALTITTFQGAWNDFFWPLVILRDQSSFTLTVGLSNFRELYGGQGDYALILAGAVLSAIPVIVVFVVFQRYFVSGGTDAAVKG from the coding sequence GTGACGGCCGTCCGTGAGGCCCTCCCCGCGCCGGTGCAGGGCCGGGAGCGCTGGCTCGCGCGTCGCCGCTGGGCGCGGGCCGGGTGGCTGTACCTGTTCATGCTCGTGATGAGCGTGTTCTTTCTCGGGCCGTTCCTGATGGGCGTGCTGAGCAGCGTCAAGGAGAACCCGAACGAGTACCCCCCGCGCCTGATCGTGCCGCAGCTGACGCCCGCCGCCATCGGCCGCGCGTACCGGCTGGGCGTGGCGGGCAGCGGCGACGGCTGGCAGGGCGGTCTCGTGCCGGGCCGTAGGGTGACGTTCGAGGTGACGGTCGCCACCCGCGCGGGGCAGGCGGCCCGCCCGCCGAGCGCGGCGCTCTTCACGTACCAGCCGACCAGCCTGGTCGGCAACGTGAAGTACGCGCAGGCGAGCGACTACGCCCAGGTGACGCTCGGCGCGCCCGTCCGTACGCCCGCCGGGGACCGCTACCGGGTCACGGTCACGTACCCGTCCCTGACCCGGACGTCCGGGAAGCTGGTGGACGCGGTCCTGAGCGCCCCGGACGGCGCGGACCTCCGCGCGCGCCTGCAGGACGGCCGGGTGGTGCCGGTGGTGCTCGACACGCCCGAAGCGCAGTCGCACGCCTTCGACCTGAGCGAGTACCAGCCGGTCCGGCTCGTGCAGGCGGACGACCGGTACGTGCTGAGCGGCCCGCTGCTGGAACGCACGCCGCTGCAGGTGGACGTGCAGCGCGGGCAGAGCTTCGCCTCCACCACCCTCCCGCCGAGCGACATTCAGAACTTCTCGCGCAGTTACGCGTTCCGCAACATCACGCCCGGCGTGCTCGGGTACACCTTCAACAACTACCGCCGCGCGTTCCGGGAGACGAACGTCGTCGAGACGGGCCAGAGCCTGTTCCTGCGCTGGACGCTGAACAGCTTCCTGATCGCGGCGCTGAAGGTCGTGAGTTCCGTGGTGCTCGCCAGTCTCGCCGGGTACGCCCTTGCCCGCCTGCGCTTTCCTGGCCGCAGCCTGATCTTCCTGGCGGTGCTGTTCGTGCAGATGGTCCCGACGCAGGTGACGCTCGTCAGCAACTACCTCGTACTGAAGAACCTCGGCCTGCTGAACATCTGGGGGCTGTGGGTGTCGGGCCTCGTCGGGGCGGGCGGCGTGTTCCTGATGAAGCAGTTCTTCGAGGGCCTCCCGAAGGAACTCGAAGAGGCGGCCAGCATCGACGGCGCGAGTCCCTTCACGACCTTCTGGCGCGTCATGCTGCCGCAGGCCGGTCCGGCCCTGATCGCACTGACCATCACGACCTTCCAGGGCGCGTGGAACGATTTCTTCTGGCCGCTCGTGATCCTGCGCGACCAGAGCAGTTTCACGCTCACGGTCGGCCTCAGCAACTTCCGTGAACTGTACGGCGGGCAGGGCGACTACGCCCTGATCCTGGCGGGCGCGGTGCTGAGCGCCATCCCGGTCATCGTGGTGTTCGTGGTCTTCCAGCGGTACTTCGTCAGTGGCGGCACGGACGCCGCCGTGAAAGGCTGA
- a CDS encoding aminotransferase-like domain-containing protein: MDSPHWTALLSGWRDAPGTLPSRLALKLRTHIQAGRLSSDDPLPAERALSALLGVSRSVVVTTYDDLAAGGWITRRRGSGTRVAATAPRRQGVLTLRTPLNQTPTPDRELDFTHAVPYLTPAHRQELVAAARDAFQESLYHPLGLPDLRALLADTYRAEGLPTRPEQVFITTGAQQAISLTAGTLLQRGDAALMETPTYFGAIDVFRAAGASLVGVPVGPHGVRHEDFLTAARTHHPRLAFLTPTFQNPTGTVMPARTRQLIAAHAHDTALPVIEDDTLIDLDFGDGDGRHVVPPRLATYAPDAPIVNVGSLSKLYWAGLRVGWMRVPDLLHGPLMQAKTLTDFGGSLPAQHIALRLLQDLPRLRRERREHVTHARDLLAHLLRTHLPGWSFDLPDGGQFLWVRLPTEHASHFTHHAARHGLRLFPGASMGVQTLPDHYLRLPFTVDPARLPDAVARLQAAWASFQMREGGERLA, translated from the coding sequence ATGGACTCCCCGCACTGGACGGCCCTCCTGAGCGGCTGGCGCGACGCGCCCGGCACCCTCCCGTCCCGCCTCGCGCTGAAGCTCCGCACGCACATCCAGGCGGGCCGCCTCAGCAGCGACGACCCGCTTCCCGCTGAACGCGCCCTCAGTGCCCTGCTCGGCGTGAGCCGCAGCGTCGTTGTCACCACCTACGACGACCTCGCCGCCGGAGGCTGGATCACCCGCAGGCGCGGCAGCGGCACCCGTGTCGCCGCCACCGCCCCCCGCAGGCAGGGCGTCCTCACGCTCCGCACGCCGCTCAACCAGACGCCCACACCCGACCGCGAACTGGACTTCACGCACGCCGTCCCGTACCTCACGCCCGCCCACCGGCAGGAACTCGTCGCCGCCGCACGGGACGCCTTCCAGGAGAGCCTCTACCATCCGCTCGGCCTTCCGGACCTGCGCGCCCTGCTCGCCGACACGTACCGCGCAGAGGGGCTCCCCACCCGCCCCGAGCAGGTCTTCATCACGACCGGCGCGCAGCAGGCCATCTCCCTGACCGCCGGGACGCTCCTGCAACGCGGGGACGCCGCCCTGATGGAGACGCCCACGTACTTCGGGGCCATCGACGTGTTCCGCGCGGCCGGCGCGTCCCTCGTCGGCGTGCCCGTCGGCCCGCACGGCGTGCGGCACGAGGACTTCCTGACGGCCGCCCGCACGCACCACCCGCGCCTCGCGTTCCTCACGCCCACCTTCCAGAACCCCACCGGGACCGTCATGCCCGCCCGGACCCGCCAACTCATCGCGGCGCACGCGCACGACACGGCCCTGCCCGTCATCGAGGACGACACCCTCATCGACCTGGACTTCGGAGACGGTGACGGCCGCCACGTCGTCCCGCCGCGCCTCGCGACGTACGCGCCCGACGCGCCCATCGTGAACGTCGGCTCGCTCAGCAAACTGTACTGGGCGGGCCTGCGCGTCGGCTGGATGCGCGTCCCCGACCTGCTGCACGGCCCGCTGATGCAGGCGAAGACCCTCACGGACTTCGGCGGCAGTCTTCCCGCGCAGCACATCGCCCTGCGGCTCCTGCAGGACCTGCCGCGCCTGCGCCGCGAGCGCCGCGAGCACGTCACGCACGCCCGCGACCTGCTCGCGCACCTGCTGCGCACGCACCTGCCCGGCTGGAGTTTCGACCTGCCGGACGGCGGGCAGTTCCTGTGGGTGCGCCTCCCGACCGAGCACGCCAGTCACTTCACGCACCACGCCGCGCGGCACGGCCTGCGGCTCTTCCCGGGCGCGTCCATGGGCGTCCAGACGCTCCCCGACCATTACCTGCGCCTCCCGTTCACGGTGGACCCCGCCCGCCTCCCGGACGCCGTCGCGAGACTTCAGGCGGCCTGGGCGTCCTTCCAGATGCGCGAGGGAGGCGAGCGCCTCGCCTGA